The genomic segment AtcatatttacctaatattattatacgtagagTGATAAGTTACATAATCTCCAAATTacgtatatttttgaatatctattttaattatgattactttttaatcttaaatttttatataatgcatataggtatatgaattatatgaatactagaaaaaaaaagtacacttatcaaatttcaaaattattgaatattaaatacctagtttGCGGGACACGAataaattgggggggggggctagccCCCTTGCCCCCCCCTCCCACCCCCGCGATTTGCGCCTATTAGCATGGGTAATACCCACAAAAACTGGCAACAAATCGTTCCGTTGTTTTTAccgaaaatttgttttttttttcacgtaattaaatttaataacaactaaaCATGTTGTAGACTTTACCAAACAAGAATAGTCTCAGTTACACGTAGATTGCAAAGAAATTTAGCAAAACAATTTCGTTGTGTTTACACATTGAGTACtagtttaacaaaaatgtatttgtaccCACCATATAACTTTTACAGAACTAATAAAGTAACCAAACAAAATAAGCTTTGCAATTACAACCAAAAAATTTTTCCATGAATAGTCAATCATTTATTGTCGGCCTTTCTGACGACTTTTATACTTTAGTGCACCAAACACGTTTTTCTGCctccattattttttactttcaatTTTCAACGTGTATGTATAAAGCTGTACACATCGAATATGTAATGTGATCActgattttacatttatacctaaatattcaaTGATATCGACGATGATCTGCGAGCAGCTACGAATTACGAGTACCATTTCATAATTACATTTGGTTGCAACACGCAAattgtcatttatttataaagataagTCACGTGTATGAACTTGACCCCCCACTTTCTTAGCAAACTACCGGTGTTTGTTTGGAGACGATCAGACAAAGTGGGTGGGTTACCTGAACTTGGCCCacccaaataaaaaatagttataaattctTCAATAATGATTTGCTAACTTCTATAGTAAATTTGCTATGgtttgctaactatttgctaactttTGGTATTGGTTTGGGTCGTATCATAGAAAGTGGGTTGGTCAAGGTCATGCATATAGGTAagtcatttaaaatgtaataaataataatgtaataggcgaataatttaaaacaactttattGTATCTTAGTTTATTACATGaataaaagtgtataataattatcagaaCAGAATATAGTACACACTACTCAGCTAGTAttgctgtaataataataataattaaggatAGGTTACAGTGCCTACAATTCGGCCTTTCTTGACATTAGTATCGACTCAATACGTtatcaaaaaatacaataaaaaaaataaatgaacactGTGTTAAAATACGGTTTCCCTTACGTGATCGTGAACGCGAACCGCGATCAAGTGCATTACCCTAGCACCCGTACTTTCAAAATCATGAATTGTAATCATagagtattatgtactttattttgtacaattttttacaacaaaattaaaatttgtacaaCATTCAAACCCTCCCAAAATCCAAATTCATCTTACGGGTGCTAcggtaacgttaccccagcacaCGAGTTGCGTCCTGTAAAAAAGCTATACACGAATTGCATCCCAAAAAATCCAGAACTTGATTCATGTATTTTAATCAAGGGTTCTTaaacaaacaacaaaaataaataaataataataataatgttaataatcaaaatgtcagtcaaaaaattgtttatcaaatgtaataaaaaagtaaataaatgttaaatcacTTAGATCTAGTCAAaatcaataataggtatagtccataatataacaaataaataaatagtaataataatgttaataaacataatgtcagtcaaaaaattgtttatcaaatgtagtaaaaaagtaaataaatgttaaatcacTTAGATCtagttaaaatcaataatatagttcataatataacaaataaataaataataataataatgttaataggTAATCAAAATGTCAGTCGAAAATTAGGTTTATACTTATTAGATAAgctttttacaaaatgtaaccATGTTGTTTTGCAGATAGCCGTTGGTTGTTTTATGAGAGTGTTTTCAAAATGACGTACACATGGTTTTTCGTTAACTGACTGAACTACAGccgacaaataatttattgaacataTCGACTGATAGTGTTATcatgataatgtataatatggtaacataataattgataatatatatgataacaGAGAGTGGACTGTATACATGAAAAATGCCCAAACATACTCCCCCGTTGAAAACCGAAGGGCttcaacaatattacaaaaagtGTCTTAAACagagacaacataatataaacagaaaataaataatagaatggataataaacaatacataataaaacataatatgaaataaattaaataataataattacaaaaatatttaacgattataaattaattattgatcgATAGGCAACTTGATTAATTTTGTGATGGGTCTTGTTAGCTCGGCTGTAGCAGTACCTAATTTAACCACTCTTACTTGGCCATCACTTTTACTTGGAAGCAGTTGAGTGATTCGAGCTAAAGGCCACTGTGTAGGTGAAGTCTGAATGCCCTTAACTATGACAAGGTCGCCCACTTGTAGATTGGGTTGAGTAAATCGCCACTTAGGTCTGTTCTGGAATGAACATAAATATTCGAATGTCCACCGTTTCCAGAATCCCTGTTGAAGTTGTTGTATGAGGTTCCATCTAGTCAAACGATTCATAGGAACTTCCGTTAGTTCTGGTTCTGGCAAGGCTAGAAGTGACCTTCCTATAAGGAAGTGCCTAGGGGTTAAAGCTGAATAGTCAGTGGTATCCATGGAGACAGCTTGAAGTGGTGTAGAGTTTAGAATCGCTTCAATTTGGCAAAACAAGGTGTTTAGCTCTATTCTGCAGTAAAGTACATGTCTCCTGTAACCTTATTTAGAATACCCTTGGCAGACTTTATATTTGATTCCCACAACCCTCCATGATGAGGCGAAGCAGGTGGAATGAATTTCCACTGAATTTCCTTCGACTGACAGAATAATGTAACAGAGTTCTGATGATCAGGTTGCTGAACTAGTTTATATAGCTCACACAATTTGTTGTTTGTACCAGTAAAGTTTGTTCCATTTTCGCTACTAATGATACTTGGATGTCCTCGACGAGCAATAAAGCATCTTAATGTAGTAATAAAATCTTCAGTACTCAGTCCATCTACCTTTTCTAAATGTACTGCCTTAGTAGTCAAACATATGAATAGCGCTAGGTAGGATTTTGTGAAGGTACGACAGCGCAATTTGGATTTGACATTGAATGGGCCGGCAAAGTCGACTCCTCCTCTTTCAAAGGCAGTTGCTGGTGTAATTCTGGATGTAGGTAGATTAGACATAAGTTGGTGACATGTTGCTTTTTGAAATCGATAACATTTAATACAGTTATGTAACAACTTTTTGACTTCTATTGTGTATGATTCAATATCTTTGTCTAAGAAGGGTCATAGTAACCGACAAGCTTGAATGTAAGTTGTGTAGGAGCACTTGGTTGATGATCATTGTAGCAAAGGAGTgatttttaggtataataataggaTGTTTCATGTTATAACCCAATTCTGAATGTTTGAGACGACCGCCAA from the Acyrthosiphon pisum isolate AL4f chromosome X, pea_aphid_22Mar2018_4r6ur, whole genome shotgun sequence genome contains:
- the LOC115033070 gene encoding uncharacterized protein LOC115033070, yielding MSNLPTSRITPATAFERGGVDFAGPFNVKSKLRCRTFTKSYLALFICLTTKAVHLEKVDGLSTEDFITTLRCFIARRGHPSIISSENGTNFTGTNNKLCELYKLVQQPDHQNSVTLFCQSKEIQWKFIPPASPHHGGLWESNIKSAKGILNKVTGDMYFTAE